One Prevotella melaninogenica DNA window includes the following coding sequences:
- a CDS encoding head maturation protease, ClpP-related, with protein sequence MGKYFNRLITSADECTILLYGEIGDTEVNAAEIKQEIMQAEGAGKPIEIRINSFGGEVFTGIAIVQAINECKGDIRIFIDGIAASIASVIAMCGKPLEMGRYSRLMIHTVSTGCYGTQKDLIKCVEEMGKIDALLCDIIAHKCHKSSEEIRNLYFDGNDHWFTAEEAFKLGLVDNIFDTSPIQGEPTEENIYTITNRLHGFTPKADYKAFKNKLSAVLSLDKKTDERDILNAINKLQKTTKMLIIQE encoded by the coding sequence ATGGGTAAATACTTTAACAGACTGATAACAAGTGCAGATGAATGCACTATCTTGTTATATGGTGAAATAGGTGACACAGAAGTAAATGCAGCTGAAATCAAACAGGAGATAATGCAGGCTGAAGGTGCGGGCAAGCCTATTGAAATACGTATAAACTCATTTGGAGGGGAGGTGTTTACAGGTATTGCCATTGTACAGGCTATAAATGAATGTAAGGGAGATATAAGAATCTTTATAGATGGTATTGCAGCTTCAATAGCAAGTGTGATAGCAATGTGTGGCAAGCCTCTTGAGATGGGGCGTTATTCTCGCCTAATGATACATACCGTTTCCACAGGGTGCTATGGAACACAGAAAGACTTGATTAAGTGTGTTGAGGAAATGGGAAAAATAGATGCACTTCTGTGTGATATTATAGCACACAAGTGCCACAAATCGAGTGAGGAAATACGTAATTTATATTTTGACGGCAATGACCATTGGTTTACGGCTGAAGAAGCCTTTAAACTTGGACTTGTTGATAATATATTTGATACTTCACCTATACAGGGAGAGCCGACAGAGGAAAATATTTACACCATTACAAACAGACTTCACGGCTTTACTCCAAAGGCTGATTATAAGGCGTTCAAAAACAAGTTGAGTGCTGTTTTATCACTTGATAAAAAAACGGATGAAAGAGATATCCTTAATGCTATTAACAAATTGCAAAAAACAACAAAAATGTTGATTATTCAGGAATGA